GATGTGATTTATCAAGGGGCGTTGGAGGCTCAGGTAGACTATACCTTTCGTTATCGAGAGCAGGTCTATCGAATTATTCGTACACGCTATCGGGGGCAGCCCAGTTCTCTGGAGTTTCAGATTGAAACTCCAAGTGGATTCCAAACCTTAACCCAGCGGGGTTCTCGTGCCACCCAAAGTCTAATTCAGCAGCATCTTAAGCTGGACTACGAGACGTTTATTAACTCGGCCTATCTGCGTCAAGGGCGGGCAGATGAATTTATGCTGAAGCGGCCGGCGGAGCGTAAGCAGGTGCTGGCGGATTTGCTTAAGCTGGATCAATACGATCGCCTTTCGGAACAGGCGAAGGAGCGATCGCGTCAGGTTCGTGCTGAGATGGAGGTGCTGGAGCGAGTATTAGAGCAAATTCAGCAGCAGCTTCTCCAGAGCGATCGCTTGGCTACAGAACGCTTGGCCTTGGAAACCACCTTGGAGCAGCTTACCCAGCAGCAGCAGGTACATACAGCTCAGGTACAGGCGTTACACATCCAGCAGCAGCAGCGCCAGCTCGGGCAACAGGAGCTCCAGCGTCACCATCACCAAGCCCAGCAGCTTCAGCAAGACTGTCAGCAGCTCCAGCAGCAGCTTACGACATTACAGACCCAAGAGCGATCGCTGCAGACCATTCTCAGTCAATCCGACGCCATCGCCCAGGGCTATGTCCATCTGCAGGCGCTGCAAACCAAGGATGTAGCGCTTACCCAAACGTTTCATACCTACCAAACCCTGACGGCAGAACACCAGCAGCTTCAGCAGCAGCACCAAACCGCGATCGCCGTCCTGCAGGATCAGCACCACCAGGTTGAGGCCCAGCTAACCTCCCTGGTGCAGCAGGAACAGGAGGTACAGCAGGTGCTTAGTAAGGCAGGGGAAATTGGCGACGCCTTAGAACGTCTGCGGCTAGCGCGGCAGCAGCTTCAGCAGTTGGATCGCCTACAGGTGCAGGTGGCACCCCTGATCCAGCGGCGGCAGCAGCTCCAGTCTCAGTGGGAACGAGCCCAGGCCCATCTACAGGCGCGCCTGGATGCGTTTAACCATCAGATTCAGCAGCTCCAGCTTCAGGAGCAGCGGCAACCCAACTTAACCCAGTCTGCGGCAGAGCTGAGCACCCAACTCCATTACTTAGAGGAGCGACGGCTATATCAACAGCAGGTGCGCGATAAGGGTCTGGAGCGCCGTAATTTTATGGAACGGCTGCAGGCCGATCAACGTATCTATGAAACCCAACTGGCGGAGCTAGATCAAAAAATTCAGTGGCTGAAACGGCAGGCAGGCCCTTGGTTGAACGATCGCTCCCTCAATCCATCCATTGAAGAAGAATTGCGATCGCTGCAGGTAGATGCGCAGGAGGCAGGGCGACAATCCTGTCAGGATCAGGGCACCCCCTACCAACTGGAGGTGGCAGACTATCCCCCCTGTCCCCTTTGCGATCGCCCCTTGGATGAACAGCATGGGCGGGTGGTACTCGAACGCCATCAAGCTGACCAGGCTGCAATTCTAAAACGGCTTTGGGTGGTGCGGGAGCAGTTATCCGCCTCGGAGCGAGAGATTCAGGTTCTGCGCCAGGAATATCGCGATTTGGACTATGAACTGGCGAATTACGGAGCCATGCTCGAACGGCGGGGGCGTCTGCAGGAACAGCTTCAGGGTGTGGTGACGGTAAAAACCCAGCTTCAGGAGCTGATTGCCGAGCGGGATGCCCTAGCATGTTCCCTAGAATCGGGCGGCTATGCGGCAGAATGGCAGGAAGAGTGGCAGGAAATTGACCATACCCTCAGCCAATTGCAGTATGACGACAAAAATCACGCCCTAGCGCGGGGACAGGTGGATCGTTGGCGTTGGGCAGAGCTGCGCCAAGCCGAAATTCACAGTGCCCAGCAGCGACAGATCCAGTTAGCCCAGCAGCGTCCGCTTCTGGAAGCTCGTCGCGCCCAGATCGATCATGACCTGCAGCAACACCACCAATCGTCACTCTACCAACAGCTTCAGGAGGTCAGCGATCGCCTGCTTCAGCTTGGCTATGATGCCCCGGCCCATGCGGCCGTGAAAGATGCCATTCGCCAGAATCAAGGCTGGCAGTTGCGTTACCACGATCTGCACCAAGCCCAGCAGCAGCTACCCCAAATACAGCAGCAGCGCCAGCAGATTGAAGCCGAGTGGCAGGAGCGATCGCACCGTCTACAGGAGGTGCAGCAGCAAATTGCGCAGCTTACCCAGCAGTTAGACTCAACGCCAGATGCCACGGAAGCGATCGCTCTCTTGGAATATCAGCTAACCGAGGGGCGATCGCAACGGGATCAGCACCTAGCTCACCTGGGTCGCCTCCAGCAACAGCAGCAGCAGCTCGATGACTTGATCGACCAGCGCGATCGCCAACAGACCGAGGTGCAAACCCTGCGCCACCAGTATCGGGTCTATCAAGAACTGGCCCAAGCCTGTGGCAAAAATGGCATTCAGGCGTTGATGATTGAAAATATCTTACCTCATCTAGAAGCAGAGACCAATCAACTCTTAGGACGACTCAGCGCCCACCAATTGCACGTCCAGTTTATTACTCAGCGTGCTAGTAAACGCAGTAAACGTCATGCTAAGCTGATTGATACCCTAGATATTTTAATTAGTGACCTCCAGGGTACCCGTCCCTATGAAACCTATTCTGGCGGTGAAGCATTTCGGGTGAATTTTGCCATTCGTCTAGCCTTATCTCGTCTATTAGCTCAGCAGTCCGGCACACCGCTGCAAATGTTAATTATCGATGAGGGATTTGGCACCCAGGATGCGGCAGGCTGTGAGCGTTTGGTGGCAGCGATCCAAGCGATCGCTGATGATTTTG
The DNA window shown above is from Candidatus Obscuribacterales bacterium and carries:
- a CDS encoding SMC family ATPase, which produces MIPQSLKLRNFLSYRQATLDFRGLHVACICGANGAGKSSLLEAIAWAVWGQGRAASDDDVIYQGALEAQVDYTFRYREQVYRIIRTRYRGQPSSLEFQIETPSGFQTLTQRGSRATQSLIQQHLKLDYETFINSAYLRQGRADEFMLKRPAERKQVLADLLKLDQYDRLSEQAKERSRQVRAEMEVLERVLEQIQQQLLQSDRLATERLALETTLEQLTQQQQVHTAQVQALHIQQQQRQLGQQELQRHHHQAQQLQQDCQQLQQQLTTLQTQERSLQTILSQSDAIAQGYVHLQALQTKDVALTQTFHTYQTLTAEHQQLQQQHQTAIAVLQDQHHQVEAQLTSLVQQEQEVQQVLSKAGEIGDALERLRLARQQLQQLDRLQVQVAPLIQRRQQLQSQWERAQAHLQARLDAFNHQIQQLQLQEQRQPNLTQSAAELSTQLHYLEERRLYQQQVRDKGLERRNFMERLQADQRIYETQLAELDQKIQWLKRQAGPWLNDRSLNPSIEEELRSLQVDAQEAGRQSCQDQGTPYQLEVADYPPCPLCDRPLDEQHGRVVLERHQADQAAILKRLWVVREQLSASEREIQVLRQEYRDLDYELANYGAMLERRGRLQEQLQGVVTVKTQLQELIAERDALACSLESGGYAAEWQEEWQEIDHTLSQLQYDDKNHALARGQVDRWRWAELRQAEIHSAQQRQIQLAQQRPLLEARRAQIDHDLQQHHQSSLYQQLQEVSDRLLQLGYDAPAHAAVKDAIRQNQGWQLRYHDLHQAQQQLPQIQQQRQQIEAEWQERSHRLQEVQQQIAQLTQQLDSTPDATEAIALLEYQLTEGRSQRDQHLAHLGRLQQQQQQLDDLIDQRDRQQTEVQTLRHQYRVYQELAQACGKNGIQALMIENILPHLEAETNQLLGRLSAHQLHVQFITQRASKRSKRHAKLIDTLDILISDLQGTRPYETYSGGEAFRVNFAIRLALSRLLAQQSGTPLQMLIIDEGFGTQDAAGCERLVAAIQAIADDFACILAVTHIPHLKAAFQTRIEVQKQAQGSQIQLVL